CCCATGTACGAGATCGCGCGGTAACCCTTCGTCTTCCCAAAGTTCCGGTTCTTCAGGTATAGCTCTTTCCCCGCAGGACACACCAACTTCCCTTTCGTCTCATCGTATCTAAAGTCAGCAACTTGAAAGTACCGCGCTTGTCGGCTCGTCTTCTTCCGATCCACCGGCCTCCGGTGCCGCTCCGCCGTCTTGAATAATGGATCCCTCTTGCGAAAACGATTATCCGGTAGGTAGGCATCGATCCCACCCTCCAACACCATCCGTACGTTCTCTTCACTATGATACCCATTATCGGCCACTAAAACCGCCGTCTCCAAAACATCCCTTTGCTCGCCCATCTCCGCAAAGTTCTCTCGCATCCCATCCAACATCGGCTTCAAAAGCTGCTTCTCCTGGCCTTCCCCAAACGCCTCCGCGTGCACCACCACCTGATGCTTCCCGTCCACCGCCGCAATCCCATTGTAACCCTGCACCACCCCATGCGCACTCGGCATCTTCGCACTTTCATTGTCCGTCAAATTGCTCTGCTTCACATTACCCGATGAACCCTTCTTATCCTCCCCGTTCTCCAGCCAACCCTCGATCTTCTTCACCTTCGCCCTCAGCCGCTCTACCGCCTCCTCCTCTTTCTCCCGCATCCCCGGCGTGCCCTCATCACTCTCATCCGTCTCCCGGTGCTTGCGCAGCAAAAGATGGATCGATTTCTCCAGCTTCCCCCTCTTCTTCTCAAAATCCTTCCTCGTCCCGCTCCACTCCTTCGCACAGTTCGACGCTATCTTGCGCCCATCAATCGCAAACATCTGCCGCCCGATTAACCCCTCCTC
Above is a genomic segment from Candidatus Eisenbacteria bacterium containing:
- a CDS encoding IS1182 family transposase, translating into MPRFKPYSYEQMLMIPVDLKNQLQAGTFEFALNGIVDEMDLSIFDGRFRNDETGAPAYDPAILLKIVLFAYSRGITSSREIERACRENVVFMALSADSHPHFTKIAEFISSMEEEIVPLFRNVLMICAEEGLIGRQMFAIDGRKIASNCAKEWSGTRKDFEKKRGKLEKSIHLLLRKHRETDESDEGTPGMREKEEEAVERLRAKVKKIEGWLENGEDKKGSSGNVKQSNLTDNESAKMPSAHGVVQGYNGIAAVDGKHQVVVHAEAFGEGQEKQLLKPMLDGMRENFAEMGEQRDVLETAVLVADNGYHSEENVRMVLEGGIDAYLPDNRFRKRDPLFKTAERHRRPVDRKKTSRQARYFQVADFRYDETKGKLVCPAGKELYLKNRNFGKTKGYRAISYMGKKTDCRVCELRAKCLRKAHTVARQVTIFHGREDGEKSYTQRMIERFDTLRGRFLYSRRLGIVEPVFANICHARGLNRFTLRGKVKVDIQWKLFSMVHNIVKIVRYGPRFA